A genomic region of Candidatus Binataceae bacterium contains the following coding sequences:
- a CDS encoding CPBP family intramembrane glutamic endopeptidase, translating to MSFTSRLALTLAAAIGAAVLLAPIAGMLVAVAGFHIPFPRIFDRVVMVTVFVALLWNSRGLRFIPLLSAGFANPAGNLGRALRGFVAALVVIAILGALALAMGGWASASLAAAASRFPKYLLSAIAIAIMEEAFFRAFLLGGLKRDFGRMGALILSAAVYSIAHLVRSPSAFYVNGFEPGAGLITLAHSVDQMRHPTTAIPVMLGLFLLGIVLGEAFLQTGNVYLSAGLHCGFVLGSKLWPKLIAGRNAIPLWLAGVGPVPLIGGAAAWAMAIVLFFLLRPLGADRRT from the coding sequence ATGTCGTTCACTTCCAGACTGGCGCTAACGCTCGCGGCCGCAATCGGCGCCGCAGTATTGCTCGCACCGATCGCAGGAATGCTGGTCGCGGTGGCGGGCTTTCACATCCCGTTCCCCCGCATCTTCGATCGCGTCGTGATGGTCACAGTTTTCGTCGCTCTTCTCTGGAACAGCCGCGGCCTGCGATTCATACCGCTGCTCAGCGCGGGTTTCGCCAATCCCGCCGGCAACCTGGGGCGCGCACTGCGAGGATTCGTGGCCGCGCTCGTCGTGATCGCCATACTCGGAGCACTGGCGCTCGCGATGGGCGGCTGGGCGAGCGCATCGCTCGCTGCCGCAGCTTCGCGATTTCCGAAATACCTGCTATCGGCGATCGCGATCGCGATTATGGAGGAGGCCTTCTTCCGCGCGTTTTTGCTCGGAGGCTTGAAGCGCGACTTTGGTCGAATGGGCGCGTTGATCCTGAGCGCGGCCGTGTATTCGATTGCGCACCTGGTGCGTTCTCCATCGGCGTTTTATGTGAACGGCTTCGAGCCGGGCGCCGGATTGATCACGCTCGCGCACAGCGTCGATCAGATGCGCCATCCGACGACCGCGATTCCCGTTATGCTCGGCCTCTTTTTGCTGGGAATCGTTCTCGGCGAGGCATTTTTGCAAACCGGAAATGTATATCTGTCGGCGGGCCTTCACTGCGGTTTCGTGCTCGGATCGAAGCTGTGGCCGAAGTTGATCGCAGGCCGCAACGCCATTCCGCTCTGGCTCGCGGGCGTCGGTCCGGTTCCGCTCATCGGCGGCGCCGCGGCCTGGGCGATGGCGATCGTTCTATTTTTCCTGCTGCGTCCGCTCGGCGCCGATCGCAGGACTTGA